One genomic region from Amaranthus tricolor cultivar Red isolate AtriRed21 chromosome 12, ASM2621246v1, whole genome shotgun sequence encodes:
- the LOC130828243 gene encoding uncharacterized protein LOC130828243 produces MAADGSVALAVRQKVQDFLNAALTGNLDFFKKIAAKLDDGKGLSKTVEEVKDANDRTALHFAAREGQLEVCTYLLEDLKLDGNVKDAEGETPLIHAARQGHNATVKYLLEHGADSSIASDLGATALHHAAGIGNVELIRLLLSKGALVDSQSDSGTPLIWAAGHGQTDAVEVLLEHHANPNSETDENITPLLSAVAAGSLACLEKLIQAGANVNIIAGGTTPLHIAADIGSSDLINCLLKAGADPNATDEDGQKPIQVAATRGNKDAVEMLLPLTTPVQSIADWTIEGIIKYMQSETQKQEELARSTKELNSTRNTDLPTPDLPEVSPEARLKADEAKFRGDEAFKRKDFASAIDAYTQAIDLDPTDAKFFSNRSLCWIRLGQAEQALADAKACRSLRPKWAKACYREGVALRALLRFEDAANAFYDGIQLDPENVELVSAFRESVDAGRKFHADNQANN; encoded by the exons ATGGCTGCCGATGGTTCAGTAGCTCTCGCAG TGCGGCAAAAAGTGCAAGATTTTTTGAATGCTGCTCTTACTGGAAACCTTGATTTCTTCAAGA AAATTGCGGCGAAATTAGACGATGGAAAAGGTTTGTCGAAAACAGTGGAGGAAGTTAAGGATGCTAATGATCGAACTGCGCTTCATTTTGCGGCTAGAGAAGGACAGCTTGAAGTTTGCACGTATTTGTTAGAGGACTTGAAGCTTGATGGTAATGTCAAAGATGCAGAAG GGGAGACTCCTTTAATTCATGCAGCCAGACAAGGACATAATGCTACTGTCAAATATCTTTTAGAGCATGGTGCTGATTCTTCTATTGCTAGTGATCTAGGGGCTACAGCTTTACATCATGCTGCTGGTATAG GAAATGTTGAATTGATAAGGTTACTACTATCGAAGGGTGCCCTTGTGGATTCACAAAGTGATTCTGGCACTCCTTTGATCTGGGCTGCTGGGCATGGACAAACAGATGCTGTAGAGGTGCTATTGGAGCACCATGCTAAT CCCAATTCCGAAACTGATGAAAATATAACACCATTGCTGTCAGCTGTGGCAGCTGGTTCGCTGGCATGCTTAGAGAAATTAATACAG GCCGGTGCAAATGTCAATATCATTGCAGGTGGCACTACACCATTACATATTGCTGCAGATATTGGTAGCTCTGATCTTATCAATTGTTTACTGAAAGCTGGAGCAGACCCAAATGCTACAGATGAG GATGGCCAGAAGCCCATTCAGGTTGCTGCCACAAGAGGGAATAAAGATGCAGTTGAGATGCTACTTCCTTTGACTACGCCAGTTCAATCTATTGCAGACTGGACCATTGAAGGAATTATCAAATACATGCAATCTGAAACCCAAAAACAAGAG GAGCTTGCTAGAAGTACCAAAGAATTGAACTCAACAAGAAATACAGACTTACCAACACCTGATTTACCTGAG GTGTCCCCTGAGGCAAGGCTGAAAGCTGATGAAGCAAAGTTTCGAGGGGATGAAGCTTTCAAGAGGAAAGACTTTGCTTCAGCTATAGATGCGTATACACAG GCCATAGACCTGGACCCTACTGATGCCAAATTTTTCTCAAATAGAAGCCTCTGTTGGATTCGTCTGGGACAAGCTGAGCAAGCATTAGCTGATGCTAAAGCATGCAGATCTCTAAGACCAAAATGGGCCAAAGCTTGCTATCGTGAGGGTGTAGCACTACGCGCATTGCTT agaTTTGAGGATGCAGCGAATGCCTTTTATGATGGTATTCAACTTGACCCTGAAAACGTGGAGCTAGTTTCTGCTTTTAG AGAATCAGTTGATGCTGGTAGGAAATTTCACGCAGACAATCAAGCAAATAATTAA
- the LOC130828247 gene encoding probable polyamine oxidase 5: protein MVVERPKIVVIGAGMAGLTAANRLYLEGGVKDLFDLCVVEGGDRIGGRINTTEFMGDLIEMGATWIHGICGSPIYEIAQKIKSFESEKPWECMDDLHEEKLTVAETRAEGGYVVNPNIVEPISSLFHNLMNIAQGKGENGGFGGTQVSSIGSFLKLGLQQYWDSREGNGGDNKDVKICGNWSKKMLEEAIFGVFENSQRTYTGAGDLFNLDYVAESEYRMFSGDEITIPKGYITIIEALASVLPPGLIQLGKKVVKIEWLDLESDNHDDQSGKKPVKLHFSDGSIMQADHVIVTVSLGVLKAGLKEESDGGLFSPPLPLFKKEAIRRLGYGVVNKLFLELSPEEGQIPFMKMVFHRPESEFRHKKIPWWMRKTASLYPIYSNSSVLLGWFAGKEALELESLDDETIIEGVSTTISSFITNPNQFLELCNGNTDCNESKFQFRTVLKSKWGTDPLFLGSYSYVAVGSSGNDFDSLAQPLPTPTPEDGSHCCPPLQILFAGEATHRTHYSTTHGAYFSGLREANRLVQHYQLIQNVTNIL, encoded by the coding sequence atgGTGGTTGAAAGGCCTAAAATTGTGGTAATTGGTGCAGGAATGGCGGGTTTAACGGCTGCTAATAGGTTGTATTTAGAAGGAGGGGTAAAAGATTTGTTTGATTTGTGTGTAGTTGAAGGAGGGGATAGAATTGGGGGAAGGATTAATACTACAGAGTTTATGGGTGATTTAATTGAAATGGGTGCTACTTGGATTCATGGGATTTGTGGTAGTCCAATTTATGAAATTGCTCAAAAGATTAAGTCTTTTGAGAGTGAAAAACCATGGGAATGTATGGATGATTTGCATGAAGAGAAATTGACTGTTGCTGAGACAAGAGCAGAAGGTGGGTATGTTGTTAATCCAAATATTGTTGAACCCATTTCATCACTTTTTCATAATTTGATGAATATTGCTCAAGGAAAGGGTGAAAATGGTGGTTTTGGTGGGACCCAAGTCAGCAGCATTGGTTCATTTCTCAAGCTTGGACTTCAACAGTATTGGGATTCAAGGGAAGGTAATGGGGGAGACAATAAAGATGTGAAAATTTGTGGGAATTGGAGTAAAAAAATGTTGGAAGAAGCcatttttggtgtttttgaGAATAGCCAGAGAACTTATACAGGAGCTGGTGATTTGTTTAATCTTGATTATGTTGCAGAAAGTGAGTATAGAATGTTTTCTGGGGATGAAATCACAATCCCTAAAGGGTATATAACCATTATTGAAGCTTTAGCTTCAGTTTTACCTCCTGGTTTGATCCAATTAGGTAAAAAAGTGGTGAAAATTGAATGGTTAGATTTAGAATCTGATAATCATGATGATCAAAGTGGTAAAAAACCTGTGAAATTGCATTTTTCTGATGGGTCAATTATGCAAGCTGATCATGTAATTGTTACAGTTTCTTTAGGAGTGCTAAAAGCTGGATTAAAAGAAGAATCTGATGGAGGGTTATTTAGTCCACCACTTCCATTATTCAAGAAGGAAGCAATTCGGAGACTTGGGTATGGTGTTGTTAACAAACTGTTCTTAGAATTAAGCCCAGAAGAAGGCCAAATCCCCTTCATGAAAATGGTGTTTCATAGGCCAGAATCAGAGTTTAGGCACAAAAAAATACCATGGTGGATGAGAAAAACAGCATCTTTATACCCAATTTACAGCAATTCAAGTGTTTTACTTGGTTGGTTTGCAGGGAAAGAAGCTCTAGAGCTCGAATCGCTCGACGATGAGACTATAATTGAAGGTGTTTCAACAACTATATCAAGTTTCATCACAAACCCAAATCAATTCCTTGAATTATGCAATGGAAATACAGATTGTAATGAATCAAAGTTCCAATTCAGGACAGTTTTAAAGAGCAAATGGGGTACTGATCCTTTGTTCTTGGGCTCATACAGCTATGTTGCAGTCGGATCGAGTGGCAACGATTTTGACTCATTGGCTCAGCCATTGCCTACACCCACACCTGAAGATGGCAGCCATTGCTGCCCTCCATTACAAATTCTGTTTGCTGGTGAAGCAACACACAGAACCCATTACTCAACAACTCATGGGGCTTATTTCAGTGGGTTAAGGGAAGCTAATAGGCTTGTTCAACACTACCAATTGATCCAAAATGTTACAAACATTTTATAG
- the LOC130828246 gene encoding uncharacterized protein LOC130828246 isoform X1 produces the protein MRSWDKISIFFKDAKVKSPPLPPPPPAPPPPNNNAYKISPKYAPRQTNASPLESSESEELQRLVHAPPFWKSSKKKLSKQMSMNETHRDVAWEKKRQRQVIREGKRKSMNFDVDDLTDEDLNELRGSIELGFGFSEEACQKLCNTLPALDLYFAVHRQLSISPVSTPHSNNSTNSLRVRSASFESPRSEDSWKILGPGDDPQQVKTKLRHWAQVVACSVMQSI, from the exons ATGCGTTCGTGGGATAAAATAAGCATTTTTTTCAAAGATGCAAAGGTAAAATCTCCTCCGCTACCACCTCCACCTCCAGCACCTCCTCCTCCTAACAacaatgcttacaaaataaGCCCAAAATACGCACCACGACAAACCAATGCTTCCCCACTTGAATCATCAGAGTCGGAGGAGCTACAACGTCTAGTCCATGCGCCACCATTTTGGAAAAGTAGTAAAAAGAAGTTGTCGAAACAAATGTCCATGAACGAGACTCATAGAGACGTCGCATGGGAGAAAAAACGACAACGACAAGTAATAAGAGAAGGGAAGAGGAAAAGTATGAATTTCGATGTAGATGATTTGACAGACGAGGATTTGAATGAGTTAAGAGGATCCATTGAGTTAGGATTTGGTTTTAGCGAAGAAGCATGCCAAAAACTTTGCAATACGTTACCAGCATTAGACCTTTATTTTGCTGTGCATCGTCAATTGTCTATTAGTCCGGTGTCGACGCCACATAGCAATAACTCCACTAATTCTCTGAGAGTCAGATCCGCATCATTTGAGAGTCCTAGGAGCGAAGATTCTTGGAAAATTTTAGGTCCAG GGGACGATCCTCAACAAGTGAAGACGAAACTGCGACATTGGGCACAAGTAGTTGCTTGTTCAGTGATGCAatccatttaa
- the LOC130828246 gene encoding uncharacterized protein LOC130828246 isoform X2 produces the protein MRSWDKISIFFKDAKVKSPPLPPPPPAPPPPNNNAYKISPKYAPRQTNASPLESSESEELQRLVHAPPFWKSSKKKLSKQMSMNETHRDVAWEKKRQRQVIREGKRKSMNFDVDDLTDEDLNELRGSIELGFGFSEEACQKLCNTLPALDLYFAVHRQLSISPVSTPHSNNSTNSLRVRSASFESPRSEDSWKILGDDPQQVKTKLRHWAQVVACSVMQSI, from the exons ATGCGTTCGTGGGATAAAATAAGCATTTTTTTCAAAGATGCAAAGGTAAAATCTCCTCCGCTACCACCTCCACCTCCAGCACCTCCTCCTCCTAACAacaatgcttacaaaataaGCCCAAAATACGCACCACGACAAACCAATGCTTCCCCACTTGAATCATCAGAGTCGGAGGAGCTACAACGTCTAGTCCATGCGCCACCATTTTGGAAAAGTAGTAAAAAGAAGTTGTCGAAACAAATGTCCATGAACGAGACTCATAGAGACGTCGCATGGGAGAAAAAACGACAACGACAAGTAATAAGAGAAGGGAAGAGGAAAAGTATGAATTTCGATGTAGATGATTTGACAGACGAGGATTTGAATGAGTTAAGAGGATCCATTGAGTTAGGATTTGGTTTTAGCGAAGAAGCATGCCAAAAACTTTGCAATACGTTACCAGCATTAGACCTTTATTTTGCTGTGCATCGTCAATTGTCTATTAGTCCGGTGTCGACGCCACATAGCAATAACTCCACTAATTCTCTGAGAGTCAGATCCGCATCATTTGAGAGTCCTAGGAGCGAAGATTCTTGGAAAATTTTAG GGGACGATCCTCAACAAGTGAAGACGAAACTGCGACATTGGGCACAAGTAGTTGCTTGTTCAGTGATGCAatccatttaa